The DNA segment CACTTATTTCAAAACTAGTAAAATTAATCAGACAACCATTGATGGTATAAGTAGATGGTAAATTGCCTTCTTTTTTATTTCGACGCAATAACAATTGTATGCGGAGCAATAGTTCTTCTAAATCAAAAGGTTTTGCCAAATAATCATCAGCCCCAATTTTTAATCCAAAAACCCTATCCTCACTCGAATTTTTTGCTGTGATAAAGAGGATAGGTACATTGTTGTTCTCCAACCTTAAGGTCTGACAGATCGTAAATCCATCAATTTCGGGCAACATAACATCTAACAATACTAAATCAAATCGCTTATTACGAATTTCTTTTAAGGCTTCTCCACCCGTTGTGGCAGTGTAAACAGCATATCCTTCAAGTTCTAAATTGAGCTTGATTACATCCAACAAACTTTCTTCGTCTTCAACTAATAAGATTCGGGCATTCTGCACGATGCAAAGAAAGGTAGAAATTGGGAAAGTTTGATAGCAAAAACAAATCCTTTTCAGTTCGTATTTGCTCTTGATTGTTCTTTTGCATCCTTACCTTTGTCGCCAAATTATGAATTTCAAACTTCGTACGGATCTTTTCCCTTCAGTGGAAACCATTATTTTCGATTTAGGTGGGGTTTTATTAAATATCGATTATTACCTTACTCAAAATGCCTTCGAACAATTGGGTGTACTCCACTTTGACCAAGCTTATTCACAAGCTAAACAATCTTCATTATTCGATGATTTAGAAACAGGAAAGCTAAA comes from the Bacteroidia bacterium genome and includes:
- a CDS encoding response regulator transcription factor — its product is MVQNARILLVEDEESLLDVIKLNLELEGYAVYTATTGGEALKEIRNKRFDLVLLDVMLPEIDGFTICQTLRLENNNVPILFITAKNSSEDRVFGLKIGADDYLAKPFDLEELLLRIQLLLRRNKKEGNLPSTYTINGCLINFTSFEISDSKGQLHTLSKKEMMLLRLLVERKNEVVSREQILDTVWGYNSFPNTRTIDNLIVDFRKYFETDPKNPRHFISIRGVGYKYSELNP